The Streptomyces sp. NBC_01275 genome has a segment encoding these proteins:
- a CDS encoding cysteine hydrolase family protein: MTTLPDRPHTALLVVDVQNGVVEGAPRRDEVIANINALITAARAQDVPVVWIQHSDDDLEHGSEQWQYVPELVRLDSEPLVHKNYVDSFEDTDLEAVLAGRGVGRVVVTGAQTDACIRATLHGAFVRGYDVTLVRDAHTTEDLTEYGAPAPEQVIAHTNLYWSWQSAPGRSAGTVDTAKVTFETADAG; encoded by the coding sequence TTGACCACCCTCCCCGACCGCCCGCACACCGCCCTGCTCGTCGTCGACGTCCAGAACGGCGTGGTGGAGGGCGCGCCCCGCCGTGACGAGGTGATCGCGAACATCAACGCCCTGATCACCGCGGCTCGCGCGCAGGACGTGCCGGTGGTCTGGATCCAGCACTCCGACGACGACCTCGAACACGGCAGCGAGCAGTGGCAGTACGTCCCGGAGCTGGTCCGCCTCGACTCCGAACCCCTCGTCCACAAGAACTACGTCGACTCCTTCGAGGACACCGACCTGGAGGCCGTCCTCGCCGGGCGCGGGGTCGGCCGGGTCGTCGTCACGGGGGCGCAGACCGACGCGTGCATCCGCGCGACCCTGCACGGCGCCTTCGTGCGGGGGTACGACGTGACGCTGGTCCGCGACGCGCACACGACGGAGGACCTCACCGAGTACGGCGCTCCGGCTCCGGAGCAGGTGATAGCCCACACCAACCTGTACTGGTCGTGGCAGAGCGCGCCCGGCCGCAGCGCGGGCACGGTCGACACGGCGAAGGTGACGTTCGAGACGGCCGACGCGGGCTGA
- a CDS encoding glycoside hydrolase family 9 protein has protein sequence MTRRSTVLLSLAALLGAALTALPVQRAGAEEVEQVRNGGFDTTADPWWTSNVTAGLSDGRLCADVPGGTVNRWDSAVGQDAITLVKGSSYRFSFSASSVPEGHPVRAIVGLGAAPYDTWYEASPVLSASGDAYSYTFTSPVDSTQGQVAFQVGGSADPWRFCLDDVSLLGGVPPEVYEPDTGPRVRVNQVAYLPAGPKNATLVTDAVEKLPWQLKSAAGRTVAHGWSVPRGVDASSGQNVHSIDFGAYRKHGTGFTLVADGETSRPFDIGTAAYQRLRLDAVKYYYTQRSGIAIRDDLRPGYGRSAGHLNAAPNQGDANVPCQPGVCDYTLDVTGGWYDAGDHGKYVVNGGIATWELLSTYERSLYARTGRPAALGDGTLALPESGNKVPDVLDEARWELDFLLKMQVPDGQPLAGMAHHKVHDEQWTGLPLLPGDDPQKRELHPPSTTATLNLAATAAQAARLYRPYDKAFAAKALTAARKAWTAALAHPDLYADPNDGNGGGTYNDDDATDEFYWAAAELYLTTGERQFADHVLDSPVHTADVFVPNGFDWSRTAAAGRLDLATVPSRLPGRDQVRRSVVRGADAYLSALAAQPYGMPYAPDGNRYDWGSTHQVLNNAVVIATAYDVTGAAKYRDAAVESMDYVLGRNALNLSYVTGYGEVNAHRQHSRWYAHQLDPSLPDPPDGTLAGGPNSSIQDPYAQSKLQGCVGQFCYIDDIQSWSTNENAINWNAALARMASFVADQG, from the coding sequence GTGACACGACGCAGCACAGTCCTGCTGTCCCTCGCCGCCCTGCTGGGCGCGGCGCTCACCGCGCTGCCCGTGCAGCGGGCCGGCGCCGAGGAGGTCGAGCAGGTCCGCAACGGCGGCTTCGACACGACCGCCGACCCCTGGTGGACCAGCAACGTCACGGCCGGTCTGTCCGACGGGCGGCTCTGCGCCGACGTCCCCGGCGGCACCGTCAACCGCTGGGACTCCGCCGTCGGCCAGGACGCGATCACGCTGGTGAAGGGCTCGTCGTACCGGTTCTCCTTCAGCGCCTCCTCGGTGCCCGAGGGGCATCCGGTGCGGGCGATCGTGGGGCTCGGGGCCGCACCGTACGACACCTGGTACGAGGCGAGTCCGGTGCTGAGCGCGTCGGGCGACGCGTACTCCTACACCTTCACCTCGCCGGTCGACTCCACGCAGGGGCAGGTCGCCTTCCAGGTGGGTGGCAGCGCGGACCCGTGGCGGTTCTGCCTGGACGACGTGTCGCTGCTGGGCGGGGTGCCGCCGGAGGTCTACGAGCCCGACACCGGGCCGCGGGTGCGCGTCAACCAGGTCGCCTATCTGCCCGCCGGGCCGAAGAACGCCACCCTCGTCACCGACGCCGTGGAGAAGCTGCCCTGGCAGCTGAAGAGCGCCGCCGGCCGGACGGTCGCCCACGGCTGGAGCGTGCCGCGAGGCGTCGACGCCTCCTCCGGCCAGAACGTCCACTCGATCGACTTCGGGGCCTACCGCAAGCACGGCACGGGCTTCACGCTGGTCGCCGACGGCGAGACCAGCCGCCCCTTCGACATCGGCACGGCCGCCTATCAGCGACTGCGCCTGGACGCCGTGAAGTACTACTACACGCAGCGCAGCGGGATCGCGATCCGCGACGACCTGCGGCCGGGCTACGGCCGGTCGGCGGGCCATCTGAACGCCGCGCCCAACCAGGGCGACGCGAACGTCCCCTGTCAGCCGGGGGTGTGCGACTACACCCTCGACGTGACCGGCGGCTGGTACGACGCCGGCGACCACGGCAAGTACGTCGTCAACGGCGGCATCGCCACCTGGGAGCTGCTGAGCACCTACGAACGCTCCCTGTACGCCCGCACCGGCCGCCCCGCCGCGCTCGGCGACGGCACGCTCGCCCTCCCCGAGAGCGGCAACAAGGTGCCGGACGTCCTCGACGAGGCCCGCTGGGAGCTGGACTTCCTGCTGAAGATGCAGGTGCCGGACGGACAGCCGCTGGCCGGCATGGCCCACCACAAGGTCCACGACGAGCAGTGGACCGGCCTGCCGCTGCTGCCCGGCGACGACCCGCAGAAACGCGAACTGCACCCGCCGAGCACGACCGCCACCCTCAACCTGGCCGCGACGGCCGCACAGGCGGCCCGGCTGTACCGGCCTTACGACAAGGCGTTCGCCGCGAAGGCGCTGACGGCCGCCCGCAAGGCCTGGACGGCGGCCCTCGCCCACCCGGACCTGTACGCGGACCCGAACGACGGCAACGGCGGCGGGACGTACAACGACGACGACGCGACCGACGAGTTCTACTGGGCGGCCGCCGAGCTGTATCTGACCACGGGGGAGCGGCAGTTCGCCGACCACGTGCTCGACTCCCCGGTGCACACCGCGGACGTCTTCGTCCCCAACGGCTTCGACTGGTCCCGCACCGCCGCCGCCGGCCGCCTCGACCTCGCGACCGTCCCCAGCAGGCTGCCCGGCCGCGACCAGGTCCGCAGGTCGGTCGTGCGGGGCGCGGACGCCTATCTGTCGGCGCTCGCCGCACAGCCGTACGGCATGCCCTACGCCCCCGACGGCAACCGCTACGACTGGGGCTCCACCCATCAGGTCCTCAACAACGCCGTGGTCATCGCGACCGCGTACGACGTCACCGGCGCGGCGAAGTACCGGGACGCGGCCGTGGAGAGCATGGACTACGTCCTCGGCCGCAACGCGCTGAACCTCTCCTACGTCACCGGCTACGGCGAGGTGAACGCTCACCGCCAGCACAGCCGTTGGTACGCCCACCAGCTGGACCCGAGCCTCCCCGACCCGCCGGACGGGACCCTCGCGGGCGGCCCGAACTCGAGCATCCAGGACCCGTACGCGCAGTCCAAGCTCCAGGGCTGCGTCGGACAGTTCTGCTACATCGACGACATCCAGTCCTGGTCGACCAACGAGAACGCGATCAACTGGAACGCGGCGCTGGCCCGGATGGCGTCCTTCGTGGCGGACCAGGGCTAG
- a CDS encoding toxin Doc — translation MTPVIHIDVPWLLQRHEEVLPDQPTVNDFSALVAAVARHRVDPPRLGVDSDPAWRAAALLHTLALLKPLPAANARFACATAVAYMFVSGVGIDPPYGALVDLARDLIDGKADVYGAADRLRSWQI, via the coding sequence ATGACACCCGTCATCCACATCGACGTGCCCTGGCTGCTTCAGCGCCATGAAGAGGTCCTGCCGGACCAGCCCACCGTCAACGACTTCTCCGCCCTGGTCGCCGCCGTCGCCCGGCACCGGGTGGATCCGCCCCGGCTCGGCGTGGACTCCGACCCGGCCTGGCGGGCCGCCGCCCTGCTGCACACCCTCGCCCTGCTCAAGCCCCTGCCGGCGGCCAACGCCCGGTTCGCCTGCGCCACGGCGGTGGCCTACATGTTCGTCAGCGGCGTCGGCATCGACCCGCCCTACGGCGCGCTCGTCGACCTCGCCCGGGACCTGATCGACGGGAAGGCCGACGTGTACGGCGCGGCGGACCGGCTGCGGTCGTGGCAGATATGA
- a CDS encoding ricin-type beta-trefoil lectin domain protein gives MLTPRPPRPPFPPPGSGPGESDESLAAGIRGGADSEVAESTALLIARHWRPVHEYAVICLASSGSVAAMLTAAAFHQVFDRLKLGEPGTALRPRLLVTVRDMARLWSADEGISGVLPVLQKPAGARGMRAAKSMIPENRVLAERAFQGLPPVARCVLWHVEVEAESVTVAAGLLGMDTETVAAALDQARDKLREGLVRAHRELAPSKDCRFHNRLLDVPIRRGGDLLPDVRRHLDECRYCRAAAEQLGHFEGGLGVLLAEAVLGWGARRYHESRPGRAKPQTVRLRGSARHRGGRPRGGRGALLARIPSPRRRASGDGPRSPRALLTGVGLASAGLLTTLLAVGLWPDDGGADPAASTSGAVPGTDSQAATVSPTAPGTAQLPTAPRQTRLRNTAADLCLGIRGEAKAGAAVELADCSSDAAQQWSYDDDGQLRSVAAPGLCVDSHADAGVVILGECADAGDARGDDVRYDLTVQGELLPRWDDALALTTAGEKAGDDIVVKVRDHTAGQRWQIDAASATPGSLAVTGTDAPPSAQPVRLEDGTA, from the coding sequence GTGCTCACCCCTCGCCCTCCTCGTCCTCCGTTCCCGCCGCCCGGCTCGGGCCCCGGTGAATCCGACGAGTCCCTCGCCGCCGGGATCCGGGGCGGAGCGGACAGCGAGGTCGCCGAGTCCACCGCGCTGCTGATCGCCCGGCACTGGCGGCCGGTGCACGAGTACGCGGTGATCTGTCTCGCCTCCTCCGGCAGCGTGGCGGCCATGCTCACCGCGGCCGCCTTCCACCAGGTCTTCGACCGGCTCAAGCTGGGCGAGCCGGGCACCGCGCTGCGCCCCCGGCTGCTGGTGACCGTGCGGGACATGGCCCGGCTGTGGTCCGCCGACGAGGGGATATCCGGGGTCCTGCCGGTGTTGCAGAAGCCGGCCGGGGCCCGGGGGATGCGGGCCGCGAAGTCCATGATCCCGGAGAACCGGGTGCTGGCGGAGCGCGCGTTCCAGGGCCTTCCCCCGGTCGCCCGCTGCGTCCTGTGGCACGTGGAGGTCGAGGCCGAGTCGGTCACCGTCGCCGCCGGACTGCTCGGCATGGACACCGAGACCGTGGCCGCCGCCCTCGACCAGGCCCGGGACAAGCTCCGCGAGGGCCTGGTCCGCGCCCACCGGGAACTCGCCCCGAGCAAGGACTGCCGCTTCCACAACCGGCTCCTCGACGTCCCCATCCGCCGCGGCGGCGACCTGCTGCCGGATGTGCGCCGGCATCTGGACGAGTGCCGGTACTGCCGTGCCGCCGCCGAGCAGCTCGGCCACTTCGAGGGCGGCCTCGGGGTGCTGCTCGCCGAGGCGGTCCTCGGATGGGGCGCCCGCCGCTACCACGAGTCGCGACCCGGCCGCGCCAAGCCGCAGACCGTACGGCTGCGGGGCTCCGCGCGCCACCGCGGCGGCCGTCCGCGCGGCGGGCGCGGCGCCCTGCTCGCGCGCATCCCCTCGCCCCGCCGACGCGCGTCCGGCGACGGGCCGCGCTCGCCGCGGGCGCTGCTCACCGGCGTCGGCCTCGCCTCGGCCGGCCTGCTGACCACGCTGCTCGCCGTCGGCCTGTGGCCGGACGACGGGGGTGCCGACCCGGCCGCCTCCACCAGCGGCGCCGTCCCCGGCACCGACTCCCAGGCCGCCACGGTCTCGCCCACCGCCCCGGGCACCGCCCAACTGCCCACCGCACCGCGGCAGACCAGGCTGCGCAACACCGCCGCCGACCTCTGCCTGGGCATCCGGGGCGAGGCGAAGGCGGGGGCCGCCGTCGAGCTGGCGGACTGCTCCTCGGACGCCGCCCAGCAGTGGTCGTACGACGACGACGGTCAGCTGCGCAGCGTGGCCGCCCCCGGTCTGTGCGTGGACTCCCACGCGGACGCGGGGGTCGTCATCCTGGGGGAGTGCGCCGACGCAGGCGACGCGCGCGGCGACGACGTGCGCTACGACCTCACCGTCCAGGGCGAGCTGCTGCCCCGCTGGGACGACGCGCTGGCCCTGACCACCGCGGGCGAGAAGGCGGGCGACGACATCGTGGTGAAGGTTCGCGACCACACCGCCGGCCAGCGGTGGCAGATCGACGCGGCCTCCGCCACGCCCGGCTCCCTGGCGGTCACCGGCACGGACGCGCCCCCGTCGGCCCAGCCGGTCCGCCTGGAGGACGGGACGGCCTGA
- a CDS encoding protease inhibitor, with protein sequence MRNTARWAATLGLTAAAVCGPLTGSALAAPAAVPASLYAPSALVLTVGQGESAATVDAARAVTLTCAPTPSGTHPAAALACAELRAAGGDFDSLVGPGDALCTRQYRPVVVTVDGVWQGKRVSYERAFANECVKNAAGSSLFTF encoded by the coding sequence ATGCGGAACACCGCGCGCTGGGCAGCGACTCTGGGCCTCACGGCCGCCGCCGTCTGCGGACCCCTCACCGGGTCCGCGCTCGCCGCCCCGGCCGCAGTACCGGCCTCGCTCTACGCCCCGTCCGCCCTGGTCCTCACCGTGGGCCAGGGAGAGAGCGCCGCCACCGTCGACGCCGCCCGGGCCGTCACCCTCACCTGCGCGCCCACGCCCTCCGGCACCCACCCGGCAGCCGCCCTGGCCTGCGCCGAACTGCGCGCCGCCGGCGGCGACTTCGACTCCCTGGTCGGTCCGGGCGACGCGCTGTGCACCAGGCAGTACCGCCCGGTGGTCGTCACGGTCGACGGCGTATGGCAGGGCAAGCGCGTCTCCTACGAGCGCGCCTTCGCCAACGAGTGCGTGAAGAACGCTGCCGGGAGCAGCCTCTTCACCTTCTGA
- a CDS encoding MFS transporter has translation MSPKTLTDSARSGAEQVASAASAKKWWILAVVALAQLMVVLDATIVNIALPSAQADLGFSDGNRQWIVTAYALAFASLLLLGGRIADLFGRKPAFLVGVVGFAAVSALGGAAANFEMLVTARALQGAFGALLAPAALSLLNTTFTDARERAKAFSVYGAIAGAGGAVGLLLGGILTDALDWRWTLYVNVAIAVLAFAGGWILLSNHRDAAGSKLDVPGTVLVAAGLFSLVYGFSNAETHDWGSPQTWGFLIAGGLLLAAFTWWQTRSSHPLLPLRILLDRNRAASYLAVLISGAGMFGVFLFLTYYLQLNLGFSPTKTGVAFLPMVAALMVTAQLGTTVLVPRIGPKAVIPLGFAIAGIGMAWLTGIGVGSDYVSAVLPQLVITGVGLGLVMPPAMQLATGGVAAEDAGVASAAVNAMQQVGGSIGTALLNTLAASAATDYLAGRDATSKLVQAQATIESYTTAFWWSAGFFAAGAAIAALLFRRGVPQQDADAAPVVHM, from the coding sequence ATGTCCCCGAAGACCTTGACGGACAGCGCCCGCTCGGGCGCCGAACAGGTGGCGTCCGCAGCATCCGCCAAGAAGTGGTGGATCCTCGCGGTCGTCGCCCTGGCCCAGCTGATGGTGGTCCTGGACGCCACCATCGTGAACATCGCCCTGCCCTCGGCCCAGGCCGACCTCGGCTTCTCCGACGGCAACCGGCAGTGGATCGTCACCGCGTACGCGCTCGCGTTCGCCTCCCTGCTGCTGCTCGGCGGCCGCATCGCCGACCTCTTCGGCCGCAAGCCGGCCTTCCTCGTCGGCGTCGTCGGCTTCGCCGCGGTCTCCGCGCTCGGCGGCGCCGCCGCCAACTTCGAGATGCTGGTCACCGCGCGCGCCCTGCAGGGCGCCTTCGGCGCGCTCCTCGCGCCGGCCGCTCTCTCGCTGCTCAACACGACGTTCACCGACGCCCGTGAGCGCGCCAAGGCGTTCAGCGTCTACGGCGCCATCGCCGGCGCGGGCGGCGCGGTGGGCCTGCTGCTCGGCGGCATCCTGACCGACGCGCTCGACTGGCGCTGGACGCTCTACGTCAACGTGGCCATCGCCGTCCTCGCCTTCGCGGGCGGCTGGATCCTGCTCTCCAACCACCGCGACGCCGCCGGCTCCAAGCTGGACGTGCCCGGCACCGTCCTGGTCGCCGCCGGTCTCTTCTCCCTGGTGTACGGCTTCTCCAACGCCGAGACGCACGACTGGGGCTCGCCGCAGACCTGGGGCTTCCTGATCGCGGGCGGTCTGCTGCTCGCGGCCTTCACCTGGTGGCAGACCCGGTCCTCGCACCCGCTGCTGCCGCTGCGCATCCTGCTCGACCGCAACCGCGCCGCCTCCTACCTCGCCGTCCTGATCTCCGGCGCGGGCATGTTCGGCGTGTTCCTCTTCCTCACCTACTACCTGCAGCTGAACCTGGGCTTCAGCCCGACGAAGACCGGTGTGGCGTTCCTGCCGATGGTCGCGGCGCTGATGGTCACCGCCCAGCTCGGCACCACGGTCCTGGTGCCGCGGATCGGACCGAAGGCGGTCATCCCGCTGGGCTTCGCGATCGCCGGCATCGGCATGGCCTGGCTGACCGGGATCGGCGTCGGCTCCGACTACGTGAGCGCGGTCCTGCCGCAGCTCGTCATCACAGGCGTCGGCCTCGGCCTGGTCATGCCGCCCGCCATGCAGCTGGCCACCGGCGGGGTCGCCGCCGAGGACGCGGGCGTGGCCTCCGCCGCGGTCAACGCCATGCAGCAGGTGGGCGGTTCGATCGGCACGGCACTGCTCAACACGCTGGCCGCGAGCGCCGCGACCGACTACCTCGCCGGCCGGGACGCCACCAGCAAGCTGGTCCAGGCGCAGGCGACCATCGAGAGCTACACCACCGCGTTCTGGTGGTCGGCGGGCTTCTTCGCGGCGGGCGCGGCGATCGCGGCGCTGCTCTTCCGCCGCGGGGTGCCGCAGCAGGACGCGGACGCCGCGCCGGTGGTCCACATGTAG
- a CDS encoding NHLP bacteriocin export ABC transporter permease/ATPase subunit, translated as MTVVPEGDVVLAALGRSGSRIDCAGFGRLGLEGPQVLWLVASGALDLFAVDAEQQGHWHHLGRLEAGSLLLGPVSGPQHTLVARPLRDCVVHRIDLRELYQPASTQTWSYDAYGNPQYVPPTSSPLEYALALGVGRGLSILFQAPMATERAAEDGGAPARVYSSVGDDDDVFWMQVPPGSVQYGSLYGAEAAADLLMDPAVWQSMVDQQYRLLTTLDRWIEQLERTHETRTAAGIKAGEAVRAQADRTLLASIGKKAGQRTTAADADATFAACALVARAAGIALAEPARTGADSDRLDPVERIALASRVRARAVRLDGRWWRDDVGPLVGHRALSGAPVALLWRRGGYVAVHPATGRETPVEKANAAEFEPRAVMFYRPLPEQASSPLRLLRFSLRGTGGDLTNLLLSGLVTVAIGALVPIATGKVLGEYVPRAQQGLIVQACLAVLVSSVVAAAFLLLQNLTVLRLEGRIEATLQPAVWDRLLRLPTRFFAERSTGELASAAMGVSAIRRLLAGLGPSVAQSVTIGAMNLGLLLWYSVPLALAAIGMLVVIASVFLALGLWQVRWQRRLVVLSNKLNNQAFQTLRGLPKLRVAAAENYAYAAWADRFARSRELQQRLGRIKNLTTVLGTVYLPLCSLLMFMLLAGPARGALSAADFLTFNTSMTMLLTSVTSLTGAFVSAVAALPLFEEIRPVLDATPEVASGSTRPGPLTGALEARRLSFRYSDDGPLVLDDVSFEVRPGEFVAIVGPSGCGKSTLLRLLIGFDKPLSGSILYDGQDLAALDQSAVRRQCGVVLQHAQPFTGSLLDVICGTGSYTPEEAMAAAELAGLAEDVKRMPMGLHTIVSGSGSVSGGQRQRLMIAQALIRRPRILFFDEATSALDNETQRTVIDSTRKLNATRVVIAHRLSTVLDADRVIVMENGKVAQQGPPAHLLADTGGRLHELVRRQLT; from the coding sequence ATGACGGTCGTACCCGAGGGCGACGTCGTCCTCGCCGCGCTGGGGCGGTCGGGCTCGCGGATCGACTGCGCCGGCTTCGGCCGCCTCGGCCTGGAGGGGCCGCAGGTGCTGTGGCTGGTCGCGTCGGGCGCGCTGGACCTGTTCGCGGTGGACGCCGAACAGCAGGGACACTGGCACCACTTGGGCCGCCTGGAGGCGGGCTCACTGCTGCTGGGCCCGGTCTCCGGCCCCCAACACACCCTCGTCGCACGCCCGTTGCGCGACTGCGTGGTGCACCGCATCGACCTGCGCGAGCTGTACCAGCCCGCGAGCACCCAGACCTGGTCCTACGACGCGTACGGCAACCCCCAGTATGTGCCGCCGACTTCGAGCCCTCTGGAGTACGCGCTCGCCCTCGGCGTCGGCCGTGGCCTGTCGATCCTCTTCCAGGCGCCGATGGCCACCGAGCGCGCGGCGGAGGATGGGGGCGCCCCCGCGCGGGTCTATTCGAGCGTGGGGGATGACGACGACGTGTTCTGGATGCAGGTCCCGCCCGGCAGCGTGCAGTACGGCTCGCTGTACGGCGCGGAGGCGGCCGCCGATCTGCTGATGGACCCGGCGGTGTGGCAGAGCATGGTCGACCAGCAGTACCGGCTGCTGACCACGCTGGACCGCTGGATCGAACAGCTGGAGCGCACCCACGAGACCCGCACGGCCGCCGGGATCAAGGCGGGTGAGGCGGTCCGCGCACAGGCCGACCGGACGCTGCTGGCGTCGATCGGCAAGAAGGCGGGGCAGCGCACGACGGCCGCCGACGCCGACGCCACCTTCGCCGCCTGCGCGCTGGTCGCCCGGGCCGCCGGGATCGCCCTCGCCGAGCCCGCACGGACGGGCGCCGACAGCGACCGTCTGGATCCGGTGGAGCGGATCGCCCTCGCCTCACGGGTGCGCGCCCGGGCCGTCCGCCTCGACGGCCGCTGGTGGCGGGACGACGTGGGCCCGCTGGTCGGCCACCGGGCCCTGTCCGGGGCGCCGGTCGCCCTGCTGTGGCGGCGCGGCGGCTATGTCGCCGTGCACCCCGCGACCGGGCGGGAGACGCCGGTCGAGAAGGCCAACGCGGCGGAGTTCGAGCCGCGCGCCGTCATGTTCTACCGCCCGCTGCCCGAACAGGCGTCGAGCCCGCTGCGGCTGCTGCGGTTCAGCCTGCGCGGCACCGGCGGCGATCTGACGAACCTGCTGCTGAGCGGGCTGGTGACGGTGGCGATCGGGGCGCTGGTGCCGATCGCCACCGGCAAGGTGCTGGGCGAGTACGTGCCGCGGGCCCAGCAGGGGCTGATCGTGCAGGCGTGTCTGGCCGTGCTGGTCAGCAGCGTGGTGGCGGCGGCCTTCCTGCTGCTGCAGAACCTCACCGTCCTGCGTCTGGAGGGCCGCATCGAGGCCACGCTCCAACCGGCCGTCTGGGACCGGCTGCTCCGACTGCCGACGAGGTTCTTCGCCGAGCGTTCGACGGGTGAGCTGGCGAGCGCCGCGATGGGCGTCAGCGCGATCCGCCGACTGCTGGCGGGACTGGGCCCCTCGGTGGCGCAGTCGGTGACGATCGGTGCGATGAACCTGGGCCTGCTGCTCTGGTACAGCGTCCCGCTGGCTCTGGCGGCGATCGGCATGCTGGTCGTGATCGCGTCCGTGTTCCTGGCGCTCGGGCTGTGGCAGGTGCGCTGGCAGCGACGCCTGGTCGTGCTCTCCAACAAGCTGAACAACCAGGCGTTCCAGACTCTGCGCGGACTGCCGAAACTGCGGGTGGCGGCCGCCGAGAACTACGCGTACGCGGCCTGGGCGGACCGGTTCGCGCGCAGCCGCGAGCTCCAGCAGCGCCTCGGCCGGATCAAGAACCTCACCACGGTGCTGGGCACGGTGTACCTCCCGCTGTGCTCCCTGCTGATGTTCATGCTGCTGGCCGGTCCTGCCCGCGGTGCGCTGTCGGCGGCGGACTTCCTCACCTTCAACACGTCGATGACGATGCTGCTCACCTCGGTGACCTCGCTGACCGGCGCCTTCGTGTCGGCGGTGGCCGCGCTGCCGCTGTTCGAGGAGATCCGTCCGGTGCTGGACGCCACGCCGGAGGTCGCCTCGGGGAGCACCCGTCCCGGCCCGCTGACCGGTGCGCTGGAGGCCCGCCGGCTGTCCTTCCGCTACTCCGACGACGGTCCCCTCGTGCTGGACGACGTCTCCTTCGAGGTGCGGCCGGGCGAGTTCGTGGCGATCGTCGGCCCGAGCGGCTGCGGCAAGTCGACGTTGCTGCGCCTGCTCATCGGCTTCGACAAACCGCTTTCGGGCAGCATCCTGTACGACGGCCAGGACCTGGCGGCGCTGGACCAGTCGGCCGTGCGCCGGCAGTGCGGGGTGGTGCTCCAGCACGCCCAGCCGTTCACCGGCTCCCTGCTGGACGTCATCTGCGGCACCGGGTCGTACACGCCGGAGGAGGCGATGGCGGCGGCCGAGCTGGCGGGGCTCGCGGAGGACGTCAAGCGCATGCCGATGGGGCTGCACACCATCGTCTCCGGCAGCGGGTCGGTCTCCGGCGGCCAGCGGCAGCGCCTGATGATCGCCCAGGCGCTGATCCGGCGGCCGCGCATCCTGTTCTTCGACGAGGCGACCAGCGCCCTGGACAACGAGACCCAGCGCACGGTCATCGACAGCACCCGCAAGCTCAACGCCACGCGGGTCGTCATCGCCCACCGCCTGTCCACGGTGCTGGACGCCGACCGGGTCATCGTGATGGAGAACGGCAAGGTCGCCCAACAGGGCCCGCCGGCACACCTCCTCGCGGACACCGGCGGCCGACTGCACGAGCTGGTGCGACGGCAGCTGACCTGA